One segment of Macrotis lagotis isolate mMagLag1 chromosome 1, bilby.v1.9.chrom.fasta, whole genome shotgun sequence DNA contains the following:
- the LSM10 gene encoding U7 snRNA-associated Sm-like protein LSm10, with translation MEVSHSVKERTIAENSLVILLQGLRGLVTTVDLRDETVARGRVDNVDAFMNIRLAEVTYTDRQGQQVQLDDLFVTGRNVRYVHIPDDVDITATIEQQLQAIHRVRNFGSEGKGRREFPTRKYK, from the coding sequence ATGGAGGTCAGCCACTCAGTAAAGGAGCGCACTATTGCTGAGAATAGTCTGGTCATCCTGCTACAGGGACTCCGAGGCCTAGTGACTACAGTGGATCTGCGGGATGAGACTGTGGCCCGTGGCCGAGTGGACAATGTAGATGCCTTCATGAACATTCGCCTGGCTGAGGTCACTTACACAGACCGGCAGGGCCAGCAGGTGCAGCTTGATGACCTCTTTGTGACTGGTCGCAATGTCCGCTATGTCCACATTCCCGATGATGTAGATATCACTGCCACCATCGAGCAGCAACTTCAGGCCATCCATCGAGTTCGGAACTTTGGCAGTGAGGGTAAAGGCCGGAGGGAATTTCCTACCAGGAAGTACAAGTGA